The genomic window ACGACGAGATCTGCTTCATCCTCAAGGGCCGCGTCGCCGTGCAGGACGAGTCCGGGCGGCGCAAGGAGTTCGGCCCGGGGGAGTCGTTCCACATCCCGCAGGGCTTCCGCGGCGACTGGATCACCCTGGAGCCGAGCGAGAAGGTCTTCGTCGCGGTCACCCGCTGATCAGCCCATCCTCCTTCAGCCCGAGCCCGCGGGCGGGCGGCCGCCTGCCCGCAGTGCCGACCCCGCAGTGCCGACCCCGCAGTAAGGAACTCATCATGCCAGGTCATCCCCCCGGGCACGCCGCGACCGCGCCCGGCTCCCTCGCCAGCAACGCCATGGGCACCAAGGACCTCGTCTTCACGGTCCTGGCCGCGCTCGCCCCACTGACCCTCATCGTCGCCGTGGCCCCCCTGCACTTCCTCAAGGGCGGCGCCGCCGTCCCCGGCGCTTACCTGGTCGCCGGGGTGGTCATGGCGCTGTTCGCCGTCGGTTTCATGACCATGAGCCGGTACGTGCGCAACGCCGGGGCCTTCTACGCCACCATCTCGCGCGGCCTGGGCAAGCCGGCGGGCTCCGGCGCGGCGATGCTCGCCGTCGTCGCCTACAACGCCCTGCAGATCAGCACGTACGGCGCGCTCGGCGTGTACGCGACCGAGACGTTCAAGAACTACTTCGGCCGCGACGTGCCGTGGTGGGTGTTCGCGATCGTCGGCCTGGTCTTCGTGGGGTGGCTCGGGTATCGGGGCATCCACACCAGCGCCCGGATCCTCGGGGCGCTGCTGGTGCTGGAGACGGCCGTGCTCGTCGTGCTGGCGGCCTACGTGCTGCTGAAGGGCGGCTCCGGCGAGTGGTCCGCCGCGTCGTTCGCGCCGAGCAGGGTCTTCGACCCGGGCAACAGCGCGATGTTCGCCCTGGTCGCCGGGGCCTTCATGGGCTTCGAGGCCACCGCGATCTTCAGTGAGGAGGCGCGGGGCGGCATCCGCACGGTCCGCCGGGCGACCTACATCGCGGTCGGGTTCATCGCCGTCTTCTACGCGTTCATCACCTGGGTCGTCGTGATGGCCTACGGCGTCGACAAGATCGCGGGTGCGGCCGAGGCCGACCCGGTCAACCTCGTCGTCGCGGTCTTCGACAGGTACGTGCCCGCCCCGATCACCGAGGTGATGCACATCCTGCTGCTGACCAGCGCGTTCGCCGCGCTGCTCGCGCTGCACAACGCCGCCAACCGCTACTTCTTCGCCATGGGCCGCGAGGGCCTGCTGCCCCGCGTGCTCGGCCGTACCCACCCGAAGACCAAGGCCCCCGGGGCGGCCGGCCTCGTCCAGACCGTGCTCGCGGGCGTGGCCGTCGTCGTGTTCGCGGTCCTCGGGATCGACCCCTACCTCGGGCTGCTGCTGTGGGGCAGCGCGCTCGGGTTCCTCGGGATCATCTGCCTGTGGGCGCTGTGCTCCGTGGCGATCATCCGCTTCCTGCGCCGGGAGGCGCCCCAGGCCGGGATCTTCCGCACCACCGTCGCCCCCGGGCTCAGCTTCGTCGCCCTGGCCGTGGTGCTCTTCCTCGTGCTGACCAACCTGCCGCTGCTGACCGGCGCCGGGACCACCACCAACATCCTGATCGTCGGCCTCGGCGTGGCCGGCATCGTGGCCGGCGTCGTCAGGGCCCTGTACCTGCGGGCCCGCGCACCCCGGCTCTACGCCGGGCTGGCCCAGACCTCCGTGGACGAGCCGCCCGCCGGGCGGAGGGAGACAACTGTCGGACATGCCTGATCACGACGTGTCGCAGGACGGCGGCTGCCGGGGCTACTTCCCGCTCGACCTGGCCGATGTGCTCAACGCGCCCCGCTCGGTTCTCGACGACGGCGACTCCTATCCGCTCGGGCCGCGTACGCTCTACGGCCTGCCGTTCCGGTTCGGCGACGAGGGAAACGCGGACGCGGCGCTGCTGCGCGTGGGCGGCTCCGGCCCGGCGAGCGTCACCGTCGCGGTGGGCCGCAGGGTCACGTGGCTGGTGGCCGCCCACGCCCTGGAATCCCCCGACCTGTTCGACGGGCAGATGGCCGGCCGGCTCTGCGGGCACTACACCTTCGTCTACGACGACGGGACCACCGAGCGGCTGCCGGTGCGCCAGCGCATGGAGATCGGGCCGACGCCGCGGCTGTGGAGCGACCGGGCCATCCCGCTCGACTGGGGGCAGACCCCGTTCCTGGCCGTCCCCGACGCCCAGCACCGGCTGATGCCGCGCACCCACGGGCGTTTCGACGCCGCCGGGGCGCGGTTCGTCGACATCGACGACCCGCAGGCGCGGTCGCCGTACGTCCTGCCGTACCGGTTCTACCTGTGGCCCTGCCGCAACCCCCGGCCCGAGCGGACCGTCCGCGCCCTGGAGATCCACTCGGCCGGCCCGGCCATCCTCGTGGGCGCGGTGACCGCCGGCGAGCTCGACGAGGACCCCTTCGGCCGTACGGTGTGGCGCGACGTCCTGCTCGACCTCGGCCCGTCGGCGGGGCCGGTCTCGGAGGATCTGGCGGTGACCGTCGACCGGGGGTCGGCGACCTACGTCTACCGCACGGTCGGCTCCGTCGACGCGGCCGCCGCAGGCACGCCGGCCTGGGGGACGCCCCCGGGGGAGCACCACCAGGGCTACGTGCGCGTCGCGGCCATTCCCTCGGCCCGGCTGACGCTCACCCGCGGGGAGACGGTGATCAGCGCCTGCGGATGGGAGGAACTGCTCGGCGCCGGAGAGCACAGCGACGGCGGGGTCACCTGGCGCGTTCCCGACGCCGGGCGGGCCTGGGTGCGCACCACGGTCAGGGACGCGGCCACCGGCGAGCCGGTCCCGTGCCGGATCCACTTCCGCTCCGCCGACGGGGTGCCCTACCCGCCGCACGGCCATCACGGGCACATCAACTCCGACGGCAACACCTGGAACCTCGACATCGGCGGCGACGTCCGCCTCGGCGCCACGACCTACTCCTACGTCGACGGCACCTGTGAAGGCTGGTTGCCGCTGGGCGAGGTCACCGTCGAGGCCGCCCGCGGGTTCGAGTACGAGCCGCTGCACACCACGGTCACGATCGAGGAGGGCCAGACCGATCTCGAGCTGACCCTGACCAGGGTGACGGACCTGGCCGCCGGCGGCTGGTACAGCGGCGACACCCACGTGCACTTCGTCTCCACCCTCGGCGCCGAGCTGGAGGCCCGCGGCGAGGACGTCCGGGTCACCAACCTGCTGCTCAGCCAGTGGGGGCACCTGTTCACCAACACGGAGGAGTTCACCGGCCACCCGCACACCTCCCGCGACGGGCACACGCACGTGTTCGCCGGGCAGGAGAACCGCAGCGGCATGCTCGGCCACATCAACCTGCTCGGCCTGCGGCGCCCGATCATGCCGTGGTGCACCGGCGGCGCGGAGGAGGCCGAGCTCGGCGGCGGCCTGGAGACCACCCTGTCCCACTGGGCCGACGAATGCCGCGAGCAGGGCGGCACCGTCGTGCTGGCGCACTTCCCCGTGCCCAACGGCGAGGCCGCGGCGCTGCTCGCCACCGGCAGGCTCGACGCCGTCGAGATGATCGCCTACGACGACTACAACATCCGGGAGTACTACCGCTACCTCGACGCCGGCTACCGGATCACCCTGGTGGGCGGCACGGACAAGATGAGCAGCGAGGTCCCGATCGGCCTCATCCGCACCTACGCGCACGTGCCGGATGACGAGGAGTTCGACTACTGGGCCTGGTGCCGGGCCGTACGGCGCGGCGCGACCTTCGTCACCAGCGGCCCGCTCCTGTGGTTCACCGTCGACGGCCGTGAGCCGGGGGAGGAGGCGCGGGTGCCCGCGAGCGGCACCGTACGCGTCGACGCCCGCGTCCAGTCGATCTTCGACGTCGACCGGCTCGAGATCGTGGTCAACGGGCACGTCGTCGCCGAGCGCAGGCTCGACGCCCCCGGCCGGACGCTCGACCTGACCGCGGACGTGCCCGTGACCGAGGACAGCTGGATCGCCGCGCGCTGCTACGGACCGGGCGCGGGCGTCGCCCGGCACCACGACGTGTGGGCCAGGCCGATCATGGCGCACACGTCCCCGGTCTACCTGCGTACGGGCGAGGAGTACGCCCGGTCGGACGCGGCCACGATCGACCACATGCTGAACCTCGTCGACGGCTCCCTCGCCTACATCGACGAGCGCAGCCGGCGTCTGTGGCCCGGCCGGGTGTGCCACCGGCACGGGCAGGAGGACCACCTGGCCTTCCTGCGGGCGCCGTTCGTGCAGGCGCGCGAACTGCTGCACGAGCGCAGGGCCGCCATCTGATGGTGCCGCCGATGCGATCGGTACGGCCGCCGCCGCCCGCTCCACGGGCGGGCGGCAGCCGTCCCGGTCCACCCCGGCGTTCACCGCAGGGTGAGCGGGACCTCGGTTCCGATCCGGGTCAGCTTCTGCGGGTTGCGGACGTAGTAGAGGCCGGTGATGCGCGCGTCCTCGGCCCTGATCGCTATGACGCCGTCGATCTCGCCGTCCACACGGAGGATGAGCGCCGGGCTGCCGTTGATCACCGTGGGCTGACCGCTGAGCGAGACTCCGGCCTTGCCGATGCCGCCGACGATGAACCGGGCCACCTTGCCGGCGCTGATGACGGGCCGCGGCGCGGCCTGCTTGACGCCGCCGCCGTCGCTCACCAGGACGACCTCGGGGGCGAGCACGTCGAGCAGGCCCTGCAGGTCGCCGCCTTCGAGCGCGCGCCGGAACGCCTCCAGGGCCGCCCGGGTCTCGTCGGCGGAGACGGCCTCGCGGGGGCGGCGGGCGTCGACGTGCCGCCGGGCGCGGTAGGCGATCTGGCGGACGGCCGCGGGGCTCTTGCCGACGGCGGCCGCGATCTCGTCGTAGCCGACGTCGAAGGCCTCGTGCAGCACGAAGACGGCGCGCTCGGTCGGC from Microbispora sp. ZYX-F-249 includes these protein-coding regions:
- a CDS encoding APC family permease codes for the protein MPGHPPGHAATAPGSLASNAMGTKDLVFTVLAALAPLTLIVAVAPLHFLKGGAAVPGAYLVAGVVMALFAVGFMTMSRYVRNAGAFYATISRGLGKPAGSGAAMLAVVAYNALQISTYGALGVYATETFKNYFGRDVPWWVFAIVGLVFVGWLGYRGIHTSARILGALLVLETAVLVVLAAYVLLKGGSGEWSAASFAPSRVFDPGNSAMFALVAGAFMGFEATAIFSEEARGGIRTVRRATYIAVGFIAVFYAFITWVVVMAYGVDKIAGAAEADPVNLVVAVFDRYVPAPITEVMHILLLTSAFAALLALHNAANRYFFAMGREGLLPRVLGRTHPKTKAPGAAGLVQTVLAGVAVVVFAVLGIDPYLGLLLWGSALGFLGIICLWALCSVAIIRFLRREAPQAGIFRTTVAPGLSFVALAVVLFLVLTNLPLLTGAGTTTNILIVGLGVAGIVAGVVRALYLRARAPRLYAGLAQTSVDEPPAGRRETTVGHA
- a CDS encoding RNA polymerase sigma-70 factor is translated as MTGPASKDKDRDMSGHAGTLATEVFLAHRNLLFTVAYEMLGSAADAEDVLQETWLRWVKAGVEQVHDQRAYLIRITTRQSLNRLRSMRHRKEAYVGPWLPEPLLTAPDAAEDVELAESLSMALMLVLETLSPTERAVFVLHEAFDVGYDEIAAAVGKSPAAVRQIAYRARRHVDARRPREAVSADETRAALEAFRRALEGGDLQGLLDVLAPEVVLVSDGGGVKQAAPRPVISAGKVARFIVGGIGKAGVSLSGQPTVINGSPALILRVDGEIDGVIAIRAEDARITGLYYVRNPQKLTRIGTEVPLTLR
- a CDS encoding CehA/McbA family metallohydrolase, producing MPDHDVSQDGGCRGYFPLDLADVLNAPRSVLDDGDSYPLGPRTLYGLPFRFGDEGNADAALLRVGGSGPASVTVAVGRRVTWLVAAHALESPDLFDGQMAGRLCGHYTFVYDDGTTERLPVRQRMEIGPTPRLWSDRAIPLDWGQTPFLAVPDAQHRLMPRTHGRFDAAGARFVDIDDPQARSPYVLPYRFYLWPCRNPRPERTVRALEIHSAGPAILVGAVTAGELDEDPFGRTVWRDVLLDLGPSAGPVSEDLAVTVDRGSATYVYRTVGSVDAAAAGTPAWGTPPGEHHQGYVRVAAIPSARLTLTRGETVISACGWEELLGAGEHSDGGVTWRVPDAGRAWVRTTVRDAATGEPVPCRIHFRSADGVPYPPHGHHGHINSDGNTWNLDIGGDVRLGATTYSYVDGTCEGWLPLGEVTVEAARGFEYEPLHTTVTIEEGQTDLELTLTRVTDLAAGGWYSGDTHVHFVSTLGAELEARGEDVRVTNLLLSQWGHLFTNTEEFTGHPHTSRDGHTHVFAGQENRSGMLGHINLLGLRRPIMPWCTGGAEEAELGGGLETTLSHWADECREQGGTVVLAHFPVPNGEAAALLATGRLDAVEMIAYDDYNIREYYRYLDAGYRITLVGGTDKMSSEVPIGLIRTYAHVPDDEEFDYWAWCRAVRRGATFVTSGPLLWFTVDGREPGEEARVPASGTVRVDARVQSIFDVDRLEIVVNGHVVAERRLDAPGRTLDLTADVPVTEDSWIAARCYGPGAGVARHHDVWARPIMAHTSPVYLRTGEEYARSDAATIDHMLNLVDGSLAYIDERSRRLWPGRVCHRHGQEDHLAFLRAPFVQARELLHERRAAI